The nucleotide window CGGCGAGACGGCGCCGCTCTTGTTCACCGCGCTGAACAACCAGTTCTGGAACAGCGACCTGTCCAAGCCCATGGCCAGCCTGCCGGTCACCATCTTCAAGTTCGCCATGAGCCCGTACGAGAACTGGCAGCAGCTGGCCTGGGCGGCGGTGTTCCTGATCACGCTGGCCGTGCTGGCCCTGAACATCCTGGCGCGCGTGCTGGCGCGGCAGAAATAACCACGCAACGTCTTTCCTCGCGAGAGTTCCATGCCCACCACCAGGACCGCCGAGCCGCCACGCGCCAAGATCGCCGTGCGCGACCTGAACTTCTACTACGGGCGCTTCCACGCGCTGAAGAACATCAACCTGGACATTCCGCACAACAAGGTCACGGCCTTCATCGGCCCGTCGGGCTGCGGCAAGTCCACGCTCTTGCGCACCTTCAACCGCATGTTCGAGCTGTACCCCGAGCAACGCGCCGAGGGCCAGATTCTGCTGGACGGGCAGGACCTGCTGAGCAGCCGGGACGACGTGGCGTTGATCCGCGCCAAGGTGGGCATGGTGTTCCAGAAACCCACGCCGTTCCCCATGTCGATCTACGACAACATCGCCTTCGGCGTGAAGCTGTTCGAGAACCTGTCGGCCGCCGACATGGACGAGCGCGTGGAGTGGGCGCTGCGCAAGGCGGCGCTGTGGACGGAAGTCAAGGACAAGCTCACGCAAAGCGGCGCCAGCCTCTCGGGCGGGCAGCAGCAGCGCCTGTGCATCGCGCGCGGCATCGCCGTGCTGCCCGAGGTGCTGCTGCTGGACGAGCCGTGCTCGGCGCTGGACCCGATCTCCACCGCGAAGATCGAGGAGCTGATCGCCGAACTCAAGAACGAGTACACGGTGGTCATCGTGACGCACAACATGCAGCAGGCCGCACGCGTGAGCGACTGGACGGCCTACATGTACCTGGGCGATCTGGTCGAGTTCGGTGCGACCGAGCAGATGTTCTTCAAGCCGCAGCGCCGCGAGACCGAGGACTACATCACCGGAAGGTTCGGATGACCGACAAGCATCTTTCTTCGCAGTTCGACAGCGAGCTGAACGCCATCTCGGCGCGCGTGATGGAGCTGGGCGGGCTGGTCGAGTCGCAGATCCGCCAGGCCATCCACGCCCTGACGCACTTCAGCACCGAGGCGGCGCGGGAGGTCGAGCAGCTCGAGCAGCGCGTGAACGCCATGGAGGTCGAGATCGACCACGAGCTGACCACGCTGATCGCGCGGCGCCAGCCCACTGCGCGCGATCTGCGTCTGCTGGTGGCGTTCTCCAAGGCCACGGCGAATCTGGAACGCATGGGCGACGAAGCCACGCGCATGGCGCGCATGTGCCTGTCCATCATCGACAGCGGCGCCGCGCGCCAGTTGCCCACGGGCGATTTGCGCATGGCGGCCGATCTCGCGTCCAGCCTGCTGCGCAAGGCGCTGGATGCGCTGGCGCGCCTGGACACGCGCGCCGCGCTGGACATCCTGCGCGAGGACGACCTGATCGACCGCGAGTTCGACGGCTTCGTGCGCAAGCTCATCACCTACATGATGGAAGACCCGCGCACCATCTCGGCCAGCCTGGACCTGCTGTTCCTGGCCAAGGCGATCGAGCGCATCGGCGACCATTCCAAGAACATTGCCGAGCTGATCATCTACCTGGTCGAAGGCCGCGACGTGCGCCACCAGGCGCTCGCCGACATCGAGTCGGCCCTGGCCGCGCGCGAGGCACGCCCATGAAGAACGCGCCGCGCGTGCTGATCGTCGAGGACGAGCCCGCCATCGCCGAGCTGATCGCCGTGAACCTGCGCCACAACGGCTTCGCGCCCGTCTGGGCCGAGGACGGCGAGCGCGCGCAGCGCGAGCTCGACGCGCAACTGCCCGACGTCATCCTGCTCGACTGGATGCTGCCCGGGTCGAGCGGCCTGCAGCTGGCGCGGCGCTGGCGCGGCGACGCGCGCACGCGCGGCGTGCCGATCCTGATGCTCACCGCGCGCGGCGACGAACCGGACAAGGTCGCCGGCCTGGACGCCGGCGCCGACGACTACGTGACCAAGCCCTTTTCCACCCAGGAGCTGCTAGCGCGCATCCGCGCCGTGCTGCGCCGGCGCGCGCCCGAGCAGGCCGGCGGGAGCATCGCCGTGGGAGCGCTGCTGCTGGACGGCGCCACGCACCGCGTGAGTTGGCAGGGCGCGCCGCTCAAGCTGGGCCCTACCGAATTCCGCCTGTTGCGCCACCTGATGCAGCACGCAGAACGCGTGCACAGCCGCGCGCAGCTGCTGGACAAGGTCTGGGGCGATCACGTGTTCATCGAGGAGCGCACGGTGGACGTACACGTCAAGCGCCTGCGCGAGGCGCTGGGGGGCGCGGGCGCGATGATCGAAACCGTGCGCGGCGCGGGCTATCGCCTGACGGCGCAGGGGGCTGCCGCAGCTGTGCCGGCACCGGCGGCGCGCTGATGCGGTGCGAGGCGCAAAAAGCGCCCTGCATGCGCGTTTTCAAGGCTTTTTGGCCCTCAGTCGGCGTAAATAAAGCGGAGTTAGCTATCAAAATAATAGTCACAACGCTTCCATATCCCTGCCCATGCTGCTGCGCCTGATCATCTTTCTGCTGTGCCAGGCCGCCGGCGCCGCGCTGGGTTGGGCGCTGGCAGGCGCCTGGGGCGCGGCGGCCGGCGTGGCGCTGGGCTCGTGCCTGTGGCTGGTGGTGGATAGTTGGCGCGCCGCGCGCGTGCTAGCCTGGCTGCGCAGCACCGAGCGCATCCCCGCGCCGCGCGGGGCCGGCCTGTGGGGCGAGGCCGCGACGCGCGTGCGCCGCCTGCTGCGGCTGGCGCGCCAGCGCGAGCAGGCCAGCGACGCGCGCCTGGCCGACATCCTGGCGGCGCTGCAGGCCTCGCCCAACGGCGTGACGCTGCTCGACGCGCAGGACCGCATCGAATGGTGCAACCAGACGGCGCAGCAGCACTTCGGCCTGGACGCCACGCGCGACGCGCTGCAGGCCATCGCCAACCTGGTGCGCGCGCCCGAGTTCAGCGCCTACCTGGCCAGCGGCGACCCGGCGCAGGGCGTGCTGCTGTCCGGCCGCGCCAGCACGCCGGCGCACCCGGTGCGGCTGGAGGCGCGCCTGCACGCCTACGGCGACGGCCGGCGCCTGCTGCTGTCGCGCGACGTCACGCAGCTGGAGCAGGCCGAGGCCATGCGGCGCGACTTCGTCGCCAACGTCTCGCACGAGATCCGCACGCCGCTCACCGTGCTGATCGGCTTCATCGAGACGCTGCAAAACCTGCCGCTTGCGCCACCCGAGCGCGCGCGCTACTTGCAGCTCATGGCACGGCAGGGCGAGCGCATGCAGCGCCTGGTCGAGGATCTGCTGACGCTCTCGCGCCTGGAGGGCAGCCCGCCGCCCGGCCTGGAGCATTGGCTGGACGTGGACGAGTTGCTGCGCCAGTGCCACGCCGAGACGCAGGCCCTGTCCGCCGCGCTGGCGCCGGATGGGCCGGCGCATGAGATCGTCTTTCCTCCTGCGCAGCAATTGCACGCCGCAGGCTGGCTTGCCGGCAGCGCCAGCGAGTTGCACAGCCTGCTGGGCAACCTGCTGGGCAACGCCGTGCGCTACACGCCGCCGGGCGGGCGCATCGAGCTGCGCTGGCAGCCGCTTGCCGGCGGCGGCGTGCACCTGGCCGTGCATGACAGCGGCCCCGGCATCGCGCCCGAGCACCTGCCGCGGCTGACCGAGCGCTTTTACCGCGTCGATCGCGGCCGCGCGGCGGGCACCGGCGGCACTGGCCT belongs to Melaminivora suipulveris and includes:
- the pstB gene encoding phosphate ABC transporter ATP-binding protein PstB is translated as MPTTRTAEPPRAKIAVRDLNFYYGRFHALKNINLDIPHNKVTAFIGPSGCGKSTLLRTFNRMFELYPEQRAEGQILLDGQDLLSSRDDVALIRAKVGMVFQKPTPFPMSIYDNIAFGVKLFENLSAADMDERVEWALRKAALWTEVKDKLTQSGASLSGGQQQRLCIARGIAVLPEVLLLDEPCSALDPISTAKIEELIAELKNEYTVVIVTHNMQQAARVSDWTAYMYLGDLVEFGATEQMFFKPQRRETEDYITGRFG
- the phoU gene encoding phosphate signaling complex protein PhoU; its protein translation is MTDKHLSSQFDSELNAISARVMELGGLVESQIRQAIHALTHFSTEAAREVEQLEQRVNAMEVEIDHELTTLIARRQPTARDLRLLVAFSKATANLERMGDEATRMARMCLSIIDSGAARQLPTGDLRMAADLASSLLRKALDALARLDTRAALDILREDDLIDREFDGFVRKLITYMMEDPRTISASLDLLFLAKAIERIGDHSKNIAELIIYLVEGRDVRHQALADIESALAAREARP
- the phoB gene encoding phosphate regulon transcriptional regulator PhoB, whose translation is MKNAPRVLIVEDEPAIAELIAVNLRHNGFAPVWAEDGERAQRELDAQLPDVILLDWMLPGSSGLQLARRWRGDARTRGVPILMLTARGDEPDKVAGLDAGADDYVTKPFSTQELLARIRAVLRRRAPEQAGGSIAVGALLLDGATHRVSWQGAPLKLGPTEFRLLRHLMQHAERVHSRAQLLDKVWGDHVFIEERTVDVHVKRLREALGGAGAMIETVRGAGYRLTAQGAAAAVPAPAAR
- the phoR gene encoding phosphate regulon sensor histidine kinase PhoR, translated to MLLRLIIFLLCQAAGAALGWALAGAWGAAAGVALGSCLWLVVDSWRAARVLAWLRSTERIPAPRGAGLWGEAATRVRRLLRLARQREQASDARLADILAALQASPNGVTLLDAQDRIEWCNQTAQQHFGLDATRDALQAIANLVRAPEFSAYLASGDPAQGVLLSGRASTPAHPVRLEARLHAYGDGRRLLLSRDVTQLEQAEAMRRDFVANVSHEIRTPLTVLIGFIETLQNLPLAPPERARYLQLMARQGERMQRLVEDLLTLSRLEGSPPPGLEHWLDVDELLRQCHAETQALSAALAPDGPAHEIVFPPAQQLHAAGWLAGSASELHSLLGNLLGNAVRYTPPGGRIELRWQPLAGGGVHLAVHDSGPGIAPEHLPRLTERFYRVDRGRAAGTGGTGLGLAIVKHVAQRHGAQLRIDSAPGEGATFSVEFPPARVRPAPARAPAAESPAPAVP